The following proteins are encoded in a genomic region of Zea mays cultivar B73 chromosome 9, Zm-B73-REFERENCE-NAM-5.0, whole genome shotgun sequence:
- the LOC103638997 gene encoding uncharacterized protein produces the protein MVCHGAVLTLPPSSSYHSVALGVHRVALRGGSLPRQLRRQPALDVGHLCTLHHRARQRRHGSLTSVNSRIQIVQRCRASRPQNILIDHCPGLIKWCDEQELFCQVWSLHSRWNWLFSFFTTSTNIATTFCRVGTWIHHGRGG, from the exons ATGGTCTGCCATGGCGCCGTCCTGACACTGCCGCCGTCGAGCAGCTACCACAG CGTCGCCCTCGGGGTTCATCGTGTTGCGCTTCGTGGCGGGTCTCTTCCTCGCCAACTTCGTCGCCAGCCAGCACTGGATGTCGGGCATCTTTGCACCCTCCATCATCGGGCTCGCCAACGCCGTCACGGCTCGCTGACTAGTGTAAATTCCAGGATTCAGATTGTCCAACGATGCAGAGCATCACG GCCTCAAAATATATTAATTGATCACTGCCCTGGTCTGATCAAATGGTGTGATGAGCAAGAGCTCTTCTGTCAG GTATGGTCATTACACTCCAGATGGAACTGGTTATTTTCTTTCTTCACAACATCAACGAACATAGCAACTACATTCTGTCGTGTCGGCACCTGGATCCATCACGGGCGAGGAGGCTGA
- the LOC100192774 gene encoding 40S ribosomal protein S9-like: MVHVNFYRNYGKTFKKPRRPYEKERLDAELKLVGEYGLRCKRELWRVQYALSRIRNAARELLTLDEKNPRRIFEGEALLRRMNRYGLLGEGQNKLDYVLALTVENFLQRRLQTIVFKNGMAKSIHHARVLIRQRHIRVGRQLVNIPSFMVRVDSEKHIDFSLTSPLGGGEPGRVKRKNQKKASGGGGDDEEEE; encoded by the exons ATGGTGCACGTGAACTTCTATCGCAACT ATGGTAAGACTTTCAAGAAGCCAAGGCGGCCTTATGAGAAGGAGCGCCTTGATGCTGAGTTGAAATTAGTGGGTGAATATGGCCTGAGGTGCAAGCGTGAGCTGTGGCGTGTGCAGTATGCCCTCAGCCGCATCCGAAATGCTGCAAGGGAGCTGCTCACCCTTGATGAGAAGAACCCCCGTCGTATCTTTGAGGGCGAGGCACTCCTGCGCCGCATGAACCGCTATGGTCTTCTCGGTGAGGGCCAGAACAAGCTTGACTATGTGCTTGCACTCACCGTTGAGAACTTTCTGCAGCGCCGCCTTCAGACCATTGTCTTCAAGAATGGCATGGCGAAGTCCATTCATCATGCTCGTGTGCTCATCAGGCAACGCCACATTAG AGTTGGGAGGCAACTTGTCAACATTCCCTCATTCATGGTGAGAGTTGACTCAGAGAAGCACATCGACTTCTCTCTTACCAGCCCACTTGGTGGTGGAGAACCTGGAAGGGTGAAGAGAAAGAACCAAAAGAAGGCTTCTGGTGGAGGCGGTGACGACGAAGAGGAAGAGTGA
- the LOC100282216 gene encoding prostaglandin E synthase 3 — protein MSRHPITKWAQRSDRVFLTIELPDAQDVKLNLKPEGHFNFSAKGSDDLRYEFDIELFDAVNVEESKAAIAPRTICYLIKKAKSGWWPRLLKQEGKPPVFLKVDWDKWQDEDDEDAGFNDFGGMDFSKLDIGGADDDDIGDDEDDVVESANKDEEGGKTEESKEEEAAPAAAEEVKP, from the exons ATGAG TCGCCACCCGATCACTAAGTGGGCACAGAGGTCCGACAGGGTGTTCTTGACGATAGAGCTGCCCGACGCCCAGGATGTGAAGCTGAACTTGAAGCCTGAAGGCCATTTCAACTTCTCAGCTAAGGGCTCAGATGACTTGCGCTATGAGTTTGACATTGAGCTGTTTGATGCTGTGAATGTGGAG GAGAGCAAAGCAGCTATTGCCCCAAGGACCATATGCTACCTGATAAAGAAAGCTAAGAGCGGGTGGTGGCCAAGGCTGCTGAAGCAGGAGGGCAAaccacctgtgttcttgaaggtTGATTGGGACAAATGGCAGGACGAGGATGATGAAGACGCTGGAT TTAATGACTTTGGTGGTATGGACTTCTCG AAACTGGACATAGGAGGTGCTGATGACGACGATATTggggatgatgaagatgatgtggTTGAAAGTGCTAACAAAG ATGAAGAAGGAGGTAAGACAGAAGAGAGCAAGGAGGAGGAAGCAGCTCCTGCGGCTGCAGAGGAAGTGAAGCCATGA